In one window of Dissulfuribacter thermophilus DNA:
- a CDS encoding TRAP transporter small permease subunit — MLRYCFNKSFIATQELELTIFSAMFLLGAGYTLKKDSHVRVDVIYHRVRKRKKAFINCIGTIIFLIPGCFLAIKTAIPFVEASWRIGEGSPDPGGLPAYYLIKGLIPLGFFLLALQAISFFIDNLRLLLGKQARKDVKH, encoded by the coding sequence GTGTTGCGTTATTGTTTTAATAAGAGTTTCATAGCCACTCAGGAACTGGAATTGACCATCTTTTCAGCTATGTTTTTACTTGGAGCAGGATACACATTGAAAAAAGACTCTCATGTAAGAGTTGATGTGATATATCACCGAGTTAGAAAACGTAAAAAGGCCTTTATAAATTGTATTGGCACAATTATCTTTTTGATCCCAGGATGTTTTTTAGCCATAAAAACAGCGATTCCCTTTGTAGAGGCATCCTGGCGCATTGGAGAGGGTTCGCCTGACCCTGGTGGCCTACCAGCCTATTACCTGATTAAGGGCCTAATCCCATTGGGTTTTTTTCTTTTGGCACTTCAGGCAATTAGCTTTTTTATTGATAATCTCAGGCTGCTTCTAGGCAAGCAGGCCAGAAAGGATGTGAAACATTGA
- a CDS encoding TRAP transporter substrate-binding protein — MERRSFLKKVGAAALGATALSHSRKAYSAEKRFLWRMVTSWPPNFPILQTGAERLAKRVGELSGGRLMIQVYAGGELVPPLGVFDAVSQGTVECGHSASYYWAGKNPAFQWFTSIPFGLNAQGMNTWFYQGNGLKLWRELYSNFNIVPRPAGNTGVQMGGWFNKEINTIDDFKGLKMRIPGLGGKVIKKVGATVVLLPGGEIYTSLERGVIDATEWVGPAHDIRMGFHKVAKYYYGPGWHEPGSALEFIVNKKAHDALPEDLKQVLDVACAELNIQMLTEFEYENAKALKKLMNDHKVNLRHFPPQVLKKLRKVAKETIEQEAQKDKMAKKVHEDFKAFQALMAPWANISEQEYYTNII, encoded by the coding sequence ATGGAAAGACGCAGTTTCTTGAAAAAGGTGGGAGCAGCTGCCCTTGGAGCTACAGCTCTGTCTCATTCACGCAAGGCCTATAGTGCTGAAAAAAGATTCTTGTGGCGTATGGTAACCTCATGGCCGCCCAACTTTCCCATACTTCAGACCGGTGCTGAACGCCTTGCCAAAAGAGTAGGGGAGCTAAGTGGTGGTAGACTGATGATACAGGTATATGCAGGTGGGGAACTTGTCCCTCCTTTAGGTGTATTTGACGCCGTTAGCCAAGGTACCGTTGAATGTGGTCATAGTGCCTCATACTATTGGGCAGGGAAAAATCCGGCATTTCAATGGTTTACTTCAATTCCGTTTGGTCTAAATGCACAGGGCATGAATACCTGGTTCTATCAGGGAAATGGTCTTAAACTTTGGAGGGAACTATACTCAAACTTTAATATAGTTCCGCGCCCTGCAGGAAATACCGGGGTGCAAATGGGGGGATGGTTCAATAAAGAGATCAACACCATCGATGACTTCAAAGGCCTCAAGATGCGCATCCCAGGCCTCGGAGGAAAAGTGATAAAGAAAGTAGGGGCTACAGTGGTACTTTTACCTGGTGGTGAGATATACACTTCTCTAGAACGAGGAGTAATAGATGCTACTGAATGGGTGGGGCCTGCCCATGACATACGGATGGGCTTTCACAAGGTGGCAAAATATTATTACGGCCCAGGATGGCATGAACCAGGCAGTGCCTTAGAATTCATTGTTAACAAGAAGGCCCACGATGCACTTCCAGAGGATCTAAAACAGGTCCTTGATGTTGCGTGTGCAGAATTAAATATACAGATGCTTACAGAATTCGAGTATGAAAATGCAAAGGCTCTCAAGAAATTGATGAATGATCACAAGGTGAATTTGAGGCACTTTCCTCCACAGGTACTCAAAAAACTTAGGAAAGTTGCCAAAGAGACCATTGAACAAGAGGCCCAAAAAGACAAGATGGCCAAAAAAGTACATGAAGATTTCAAGGCGTTTCAAGCCCTAATGGCACCATGGGCCAATATTTCAGAGCAAGAATACTATACGAATATCATCTAG
- the adk gene encoding adenylate kinase — MRLILLGGPGAGKGTQANFIKEKFGIPQISTGDMLRQAVKDGTELGKEAKKYMDSGQLVPDDVIIGLVKERIKEPDCEKGFLFDGFPRTIPQAEAMKEAGVKIDYVVEIAVPDEEIIKRMSGRRVHLPSGRTYHIIYNPPKVEGKDDVTGEPLVQREDDKEETVRKRLEVYHAQTEPLVEFYKKWEESGDPNAPKYIRIDGVGTVDEIKERIFKALGA; from the coding sequence ATGCGTCTAATTCTTTTGGGAGGACCAGGTGCAGGAAAAGGTACTCAAGCTAATTTCATAAAGGAAAAATTTGGAATTCCCCAGATTTCCACAGGAGACATGCTCAGGCAGGCAGTTAAGGATGGTACAGAGCTCGGAAAAGAGGCCAAAAAGTACATGGATTCAGGTCAGCTTGTACCTGATGATGTCATCATAGGCCTTGTTAAAGAAAGGATCAAGGAGCCAGACTGTGAAAAGGGCTTTCTATTTGATGGCTTTCCACGCACAATCCCCCAGGCAGAGGCCATGAAAGAGGCTGGCGTAAAGATTGATTACGTAGTTGAGATTGCAGTTCCTGATGAAGAGATCATAAAGAGAATGAGTGGAAGAAGAGTACACCTTCCATCTGGCCGTACCTACCACATTATCTACAACCCACCAAAGGTCGAAGGAAAAGACGACGTTACTGGTGAACCCCTAGTTCAAAGAGAGGATGACAAGGAAGAGACAGTAAGAAAGCGCCTTGAGGTATATCACGCTCAGACAGAACCTCTGGTAGAGTTCTACAAAAAATGGGAAGAATCAGGAGACCCAAATGCTCCAAAATATATCAGGATTGATGGCGTAGGTACAGTTGACGAGATCAAAGAGAGGATTTTCAAGGCACTCGGTGCATAA
- a CDS encoding TIGR04211 family SH3 domain-containing protein: MFKAVWLIVTCCFLFPSTLLALEGKYYVVPKAELPIRSGKGTNYKILAIVKEGTSVEVLREDGPWANVRLADGKEGWILSRYLSSEEPPRKQVKMLRDQLSLLKNELSSTQTRLAKLREQLKACEAEKEGCLAKQSDITNKYNLLLTDSKNVTTLKAKYEKQLLEIDRLKNELTILRRENSQLKNDQNVKWFLAGSGVLILGWIVGYLLGRRRKRRFSTLL, encoded by the coding sequence ATGTTTAAGGCTGTATGGTTAATAGTCACTTGTTGCTTTTTGTTCCCATCAACCTTATTGGCCCTTGAGGGCAAATATTATGTGGTTCCCAAGGCAGAATTACCTATTAGAAGCGGAAAAGGCACCAATTATAAGATACTAGCCATAGTGAAAGAAGGCACATCAGTTGAAGTCTTACGAGAAGACGGACCTTGGGCCAATGTCAGGCTGGCAGATGGAAAAGAAGGTTGGATCCTCTCTAGATATTTAAGTTCAGAAGAACCCCCTAGAAAACAAGTTAAAATGTTGAGGGACCAGCTCTCCCTATTGAAGAACGAACTATCCTCAACACAAACAAGGCTAGCAAAGTTAAGAGAACAACTCAAGGCCTGTGAAGCAGAAAAAGAAGGCTGTCTGGCCAAACAAAGCGATATAACAAATAAATACAACTTATTACTTACAGATTCAAAAAACGTTACGACCCTAAAGGCCAAATATGAAAAGCAGCTTTTAGAAATAGACAGGCTTAAAAATGAATTGACGATATTAAGGCGCGAAAATTCCCAACTAAAAAATGATCAGAATGTGAAGTGGTTCTTAGCCGGAAGTGGAGTACTCATATTGGGTTGGATTGTAGGTTATCTTCTGGGAAGACGGAGAAAAAGGAGATTTTCCACCCTATTGTAA
- a CDS encoding tetratricopeptide repeat protein, whose translation MFFIYIFSVFFLYPPKALANSDLDHSASYAYFMKGLIEKANGKFDEAERSFKTALKKDPNEVNILKELAEIAIHKKNFNEARYWAEAVLKQSPNDVDTMILLARIYVHSNRIKDAIEVLEKALDKAPGNTQALFFLGNIYMEIKQYDKAIDVLERSLKEETQNSFMIHYYLGRLYFDSNKLVDAERHFKKAVQLNPNMVDAYYGLALIYKKRGDVEDAIGAFDTYLHRRPQDLKARDDYIRFLIDAGRNEKALKEIDEFYNQDSSDPRVGFRTIGYYLDLGQYQKALEVLDRLQILFPDSPQLHFYRGLALEGLGQKDKAKHSYEKIREEEPIYILARIRIAKILKEEGDYKGALHVLEEVESNKNIAHRSQINEVLLEMALLLDEIGRRDQAIETAKKILETDPENPSALNFIGYTYAEMGIKLGEAEDLIKKALKKRPDDGYILDSLGWVYYKKGRIGQAIEVLKKAVSRVPDDPIINEHLGDAYYKNGDYDEAWYQYEKSLRLFKQKKDKKRIKEKMEKAQEGQEDFMLF comes from the coding sequence TTGTTTTTTATATATATTTTTTCTGTCTTTTTTTTGTATCCGCCCAAAGCCCTTGCAAACTCTGATTTAGATCATTCCGCGTCTTATGCCTATTTTATGAAGGGCCTTATAGAAAAGGCCAACGGGAAATTTGATGAGGCTGAGCGGTCCTTTAAGACCGCCCTCAAAAAGGATCCTAATGAAGTCAACATACTCAAAGAATTAGCTGAAATAGCAATACATAAAAAAAACTTCAATGAGGCAAGGTATTGGGCAGAGGCTGTGCTTAAACAGTCTCCAAACGATGTTGACACCATGATCTTACTGGCTAGGATCTATGTCCACTCCAATCGCATCAAAGATGCCATAGAAGTCCTTGAAAAGGCCCTTGATAAAGCCCCAGGAAACACACAGGCCCTGTTTTTCCTGGGGAATATCTATATGGAAATAAAGCAATATGACAAGGCAATAGATGTACTGGAGCGTTCCCTTAAAGAGGAAACCCAAAATTCCTTTATGATTCATTACTATCTCGGAAGACTATATTTTGATTCAAATAAATTAGTGGATGCGGAAAGGCATTTTAAAAAGGCAGTCCAATTGAATCCCAACATGGTCGATGCATATTATGGTTTGGCATTAATTTATAAGAAAAGAGGGGATGTGGAAGATGCCATAGGCGCATTTGATACCTATTTACATAGACGCCCACAAGACCTCAAGGCACGGGATGATTATATAAGATTTTTGATAGATGCTGGCAGAAACGAAAAGGCCTTAAAAGAAATAGACGAATTCTATAATCAAGATTCTAGTGACCCTCGAGTCGGATTTCGGACAATAGGATATTATCTCGATCTTGGACAGTATCAAAAGGCCCTTGAAGTCTTAGACAGGCTCCAAATACTGTTTCCAGACAGCCCTCAACTCCATTTTTATAGAGGTTTAGCCCTGGAAGGATTGGGGCAGAAGGATAAGGCTAAGCATTCGTATGAAAAGATAAGAGAAGAAGAGCCTATTTATATCCTTGCGAGGATTAGGATAGCAAAAATTCTAAAAGAAGAGGGTGATTACAAAGGTGCGCTCCATGTTTTAGAGGAAGTCGAATCGAATAAAAACATTGCCCACAGGTCTCAGATTAATGAGGTGCTTTTAGAGATGGCCCTTTTATTAGATGAAATAGGTAGACGAGACCAGGCCATAGAGACCGCAAAGAAGATCCTAGAGACTGATCCTGAGAATCCATCTGCTTTGAATTTTATAGGTTATACCTATGCTGAAATGGGTATTAAGCTTGGTGAGGCCGAGGACCTCATAAAAAAGGCCTTAAAAAAGAGACCGGACGATGGCTACATCTTGGATAGTCTCGGATGGGTTTATTATAAAAAAGGTAGAATTGGCCAGGCAATCGAGGTACTAAAGAAGGCCGTAAGCCGGGTACCAGATGATCCTATTATTAATGAGCATCTGGGCGATGCCTACTATAAAAATGGCGATTATGACGAGGCCTGGTACCAGTATGAAAAGAGCCTGCGTCTATTTAAGCAGAAAAAAGACAAAAAACGCATTAAAGAAAAGATGGAAAAGGCACAGGAGGGCCAGGAAGACTTCATGTTGTTTTAA
- a CDS encoding TRAP transporter large permease — MFLVLTVLLLVGFPVAFTLLGTALFFGVYYIGWNFLNLLPIRIWGIMTNFTLVAVPLFIFMGVMLERSGIAKDLIESMGRIFSRLRGGLAISVVVVGALLGASTGIVGATVVTMGLLALPTMLEHGYKNELSTGTIAASGTLGQIIPPSIVLVLLGDIIGVSVGDLFMGALIPGLLLVALYCLYIFIRSSIYPHEAPPITNNIENGVDDSSPSILKSLIPPLILMIMVLGSIFAGIASPTEAAGVGAFGATLLCIFKGRFSLKILKEVSESTCRLTSMVFIILVGAAAFGLVFRGLGGDFFIRDLVTHIPFGKWGVLAIVMGIVFIAGFFLDFIEITFIHIPVLAPIMKSLGFDPVWFAILFAINLQTSFLTPPFGFALFYLKGVAPPQVTTPQIYRGIIPFVFLQLLALLLVVLFPGLATWLPTVLGD; from the coding sequence ATGTTTTTGGTCCTCACAGTCCTTTTACTCGTAGGATTCCCCGTGGCCTTTACCCTCCTTGGAACGGCCCTCTTTTTCGGGGTCTATTACATAGGATGGAACTTTTTAAATCTGCTTCCCATTAGAATCTGGGGGATTATGACCAATTTTACCCTCGTTGCCGTTCCTCTATTTATATTTATGGGGGTAATGCTTGAACGGTCTGGTATTGCCAAGGACCTCATTGAGTCCATGGGGAGGATCTTTTCACGATTAAGAGGAGGACTTGCGATATCAGTTGTGGTGGTCGGGGCATTACTCGGAGCCTCTACTGGCATTGTAGGGGCAACAGTTGTCACCATGGGGCTTTTGGCCCTTCCCACAATGCTAGAACATGGTTACAAAAACGAGCTATCCACTGGGACCATTGCTGCATCAGGTACCCTTGGGCAGATCATTCCTCCAAGTATTGTACTTGTTCTACTAGGAGATATCATTGGAGTTTCGGTGGGAGACCTCTTTATGGGAGCACTGATCCCAGGGTTATTGCTGGTGGCCCTCTACTGCCTTTATATCTTTATACGCTCATCAATCTATCCCCATGAGGCCCCGCCCATAACTAATAATATAGAAAATGGAGTGGATGATTCCTCTCCCTCAATCTTAAAATCTCTTATTCCACCCTTAATACTCATGATTATGGTACTTGGTTCTATATTTGCCGGTATAGCATCCCCAACCGAAGCAGCAGGAGTCGGGGCATTTGGTGCTACACTTCTATGCATATTCAAGGGGAGATTCTCATTAAAGATATTAAAAGAGGTCTCTGAATCGACCTGCCGTTTAACTTCAATGGTGTTTATCATACTCGTAGGAGCTGCTGCTTTTGGTTTAGTCTTTAGGGGACTTGGAGGTGACTTCTTTATAAGAGACCTCGTTACCCACATTCCATTTGGAAAATGGGGAGTGCTTGCCATTGTAATGGGGATCGTATTCATTGCTGGATTCTTTCTGGATTTTATCGAGATCACCTTTATTCACATACCAGTACTCGCTCCAATAATGAAAAGCCTTGGTTTTGATCCGGTATGGTTTGCAATACTGTTTGCTATCAATCTCCAGACCTCATTTCTCACACCACCATTTGGATTTGCCCTATTTTACTTAAAAGGGGTTGCTCCACCTCAGGTGACAACCCCTCAAATCTACCGTGGGATAATACCCTTTGTATTTCTACAACTCCTTGCCCTTTTACTCGTTGTCTTGTTTCCAGGCCTTGCTACCTGGTTACCCACTGTTTTAGGAGACTAG
- a CDS encoding DJ-1 family glyoxalase III, producing MTSKRVAVLLAPGYEELEAVTVVDIFRRAGIECDIVGLEKGPIPSARDVKIIPDVYIDEALDQAYDLIVLPGGIDGTENLAKDDRVVALLTRQLEMGKKVGAICAAPTVLERHNLVTGKTITCHPITRDAIKKANISDDRVVVDGLVITSQGPGTAMDFALKLVEDLVGPQKVEELKKGLLV from the coding sequence ATGACAAGTAAGAGGGTAGCTGTATTACTTGCTCCGGGTTATGAAGAACTTGAGGCCGTAACCGTAGTAGATATCTTTAGACGAGCAGGCATAGAATGTGATATAGTGGGATTGGAGAAGGGGCCAATACCGTCAGCAAGGGATGTAAAGATTATTCCTGACGTGTACATAGATGAAGCCCTAGATCAGGCATACGATCTGATAGTCCTCCCAGGTGGGATTGACGGAACTGAAAATCTAGCAAAGGACGACAGAGTTGTTGCCTTACTTACAAGGCAATTGGAGATGGGTAAAAAAGTTGGAGCAATTTGTGCAGCTCCAACAGTGCTTGAGCGACACAATTTAGTAACAGGAAAGACCATTACATGCCATCCTATAACGAGAGATGCCATAAAGAAGGCGAATATCTCAGATGATAGAGTAGTGGTGGACGGCCTAGTAATAACGAGTCAAGGACCAGGGACTGCCATGGATTTTGCTTTAAAACTCGTTGAAGACCTTGTTGGTCCCCAAAAGGTCGAAGAATTAAAGAAGGGACTTTTGGTGTAG
- the glgP gene encoding alpha-glucan family phosphorylase produces the protein MPIIKEITIEPNLPSKLLPLLDIAYNLWWTWTPDAIYLFEDMDRECWERVNHNPVALLGTIEQPRLEELSSDEVFLARMEAVKSELDRYLASKTWYHKVKQNEGLIAYFSAEFGLHESLPLYSGGLGILAGDHMKSASDLGLPLVGVGLLYKHGYLTQYLNPDGWQLEKYPANDFYKMPLRPVMQDDGTPLLVDIPIGERTVWARVWDLTVGRVHIYLLDTDVSENSSDDRQITSFLYGGDLETRLKQEIVLGMGGIRALNAMGNCPTVCHMNEGHSAFMAIERLLQVRLSENFDFDQALEVVKSTNIFTTHTPVPAGIDRFPPDLIQRYFKGIVQHLGISMEKFLGLGRINPKDHGELFCMAVLAIKMASQTNGVSKLHGEVSRRMWSAIWPNIPTHEVPITHITNGIHTLGWLSSEMARLYQRYLGSRWIDEPTNHSIWKRVAGIPNFELWRSKERLRDRLISFARYRLKKQLEEKGAPRYKLKEADEVLDPEALTIGFARRFATYKRATLLFKDVERLKRILTNEERPVQIIFAGKAHPKDKDGKELIHKIVQMANLPEFRKHIVFIENYDIEVARFLVQGVDVWLNTPRRPLEASGTSGMKVTANGGINLSILDGWWVEAYNGTNGWAIGAGEEYDDPVYQDEVESRLLYELLENTVVPLFYQRNSQNVPDEWVEMMKNSIQTICPFFNTNRMVEEYSNQFYLPGLYRWELLTKDGWKETKEICNWKRKIYEVWPRVKILKVELPTDDKPKVGDRIPIKVIVDLAGLGPDEVRVEAYIGRFDEFGNLTGGSPLPLLPSGELDGSAHVFTGKILCLSSGRIGFTVRCYPYRIELGHQFELGQLTWWE, from the coding sequence ATGCCCATAATAAAAGAGATTACTATAGAGCCAAACTTGCCTTCAAAACTCCTTCCGCTCTTGGACATAGCATATAATCTCTGGTGGACTTGGACTCCAGACGCCATCTACCTCTTTGAAGATATGGACAGGGAGTGCTGGGAAAGAGTAAACCACAATCCAGTGGCACTTCTTGGCACAATAGAACAGCCAAGACTTGAGGAACTTTCCAGTGACGAAGTCTTTTTGGCCCGGATGGAGGCTGTAAAATCTGAACTCGATAGATACCTCGCCTCCAAGACCTGGTACCATAAGGTCAAACAAAATGAGGGACTCATCGCCTACTTTTCTGCAGAGTTCGGGCTGCATGAATCCCTGCCTCTTTATTCAGGTGGCCTCGGTATACTTGCAGGAGATCACATGAAATCAGCAAGTGATTTGGGTTTGCCATTGGTAGGTGTAGGGCTCCTCTATAAACACGGATATCTCACCCAATACCTAAACCCAGATGGTTGGCAGCTTGAAAAATATCCTGCAAACGACTTTTATAAAATGCCCCTTAGACCTGTTATGCAGGATGATGGCACACCGCTGTTAGTGGACATACCTATAGGGGAAAGGACTGTTTGGGCACGGGTATGGGACCTCACAGTGGGGAGAGTCCACATCTATTTGCTCGATACCGACGTTTCGGAAAATTCCAGTGATGACCGCCAGATCACCTCATTTCTATATGGAGGTGATCTCGAGACCAGGCTCAAACAAGAGATCGTCTTAGGCATGGGGGGCATAAGAGCCCTAAACGCCATGGGCAATTGTCCGACAGTGTGCCACATGAATGAAGGACATTCGGCTTTCATGGCAATCGAGAGACTTCTTCAAGTCCGTTTGTCTGAAAATTTTGATTTTGACCAGGCCCTGGAAGTTGTAAAATCCACGAATATTTTCACAACTCATACTCCTGTTCCTGCTGGAATTGACCGTTTCCCCCCAGATCTCATTCAAAGATATTTTAAGGGAATCGTTCAACACCTTGGGATATCAATGGAAAAGTTTCTTGGCCTTGGACGGATTAATCCAAAGGACCATGGTGAACTCTTTTGTATGGCAGTACTTGCCATAAAGATGGCATCTCAGACAAACGGGGTAAGTAAGTTACATGGAGAGGTCTCGAGGAGAATGTGGAGCGCCATTTGGCCCAATATCCCAACCCATGAAGTCCCAATAACCCACATAACAAATGGCATCCACACCCTTGGATGGCTCTCCAGTGAGATGGCCAGACTGTATCAGCGTTACCTTGGATCCCGATGGATAGATGAGCCCACAAATCACTCTATCTGGAAGCGGGTAGCAGGCATACCGAACTTTGAACTCTGGAGGTCCAAGGAGCGTCTGAGGGACCGCTTGATATCCTTTGCCAGATACAGACTTAAAAAGCAGTTGGAAGAAAAGGGCGCCCCCAGATACAAACTCAAGGAAGCAGACGAGGTCCTCGATCCCGAGGCCCTTACCATTGGTTTTGCAAGGCGTTTTGCCACTTACAAGAGGGCTACACTACTATTCAAAGATGTCGAAAGACTAAAAAGAATTCTCACCAATGAGGAACGACCTGTCCAGATCATATTTGCTGGAAAGGCCCATCCTAAGGACAAGGATGGAAAAGAGCTCATTCACAAGATCGTTCAGATGGCCAATCTACCCGAGTTTAGAAAGCACATAGTCTTTATAGAAAATTACGATATCGAAGTAGCCAGATTTCTGGTCCAGGGGGTTGACGTATGGCTAAACACCCCCAGAAGGCCCCTCGAGGCCAGTGGAACCAGTGGAATGAAGGTTACGGCCAACGGCGGAATCAATTTGAGTATCTTAGATGGTTGGTGGGTTGAGGCCTATAATGGTACAAACGGCTGGGCCATTGGGGCCGGTGAAGAATATGATGACCCTGTTTATCAAGATGAAGTAGAAAGTAGGCTCCTATATGAACTCCTTGAAAATACTGTAGTTCCCCTCTTTTATCAGAGAAACAGTCAGAACGTACCTGATGAATGGGTGGAGATGATGAAAAACTCCATCCAGACCATATGTCCCTTTTTCAATACCAACAGGATGGTGGAAGAATATTCCAACCAGTTTTATCTTCCAGGTCTATATCGATGGGAGCTACTCACCAAAGACGGATGGAAGGAGACCAAAGAAATATGCAATTGGAAGCGTAAGATTTATGAGGTTTGGCCCCGTGTAAAGATATTGAAAGTAGAACTTCCAACTGACGACAAACCCAAGGTTGGCGACAGAATTCCTATAAAGGTGATCGTCGACCTTGCTGGTCTCGGGCCAGATGAAGTAAGGGTCGAGGCCTATATCGGCCGTTTCGACGAATTCGGAAATCTCACCGGCGGAAGCCCCCTACCCCTCTTGCCCTCAGGCGAACTGGATGGTAGTGCCCATGTCTTTACAGGGAAAATACTGTGTCTTTCAAGTGGGCGTATTGGCTTTACCGTTAGGTGCTATCCTTATCGTATTGAACTCGGCCACCAATTTGAACTAGGTCAGCTCACTTGGTGGGAGTGA
- a CDS encoding sigma-70 family RNA polymerase sigma factor has translation MGKKRKVDTLEKKQDVVLNLPAEQNASDVTQLPAKAQDPLSQYLAEINRYPLLSKEEEERLTKEYYETKDPAIASKIVTANLRLVVKIALDFQKFWMQNFLDLIQEGNIGLMQAVKKFNPYKGVKFSYYASFWIKAYILKFIMDNWRLVKIGTTQAQRKLFYNLNKEKERLFALGFDPVPKLISQRLNVSEQDVIDMEQRMGSWEVSLDSPIKEDADEKHIDFLKTSGPSLETEIAREEIQEQLAEHMMAFRETLNDKERVIFDQRMLTDEPKTLQEIGEEFGVSRERIRQIESRIKQKLKKFLKKRIPDIENYTEVFEQE, from the coding sequence ATGGGCAAAAAGAGAAAAGTTGATACCCTTGAAAAAAAACAGGATGTTGTCCTAAACCTGCCTGCTGAACAAAATGCCAGTGATGTTACACAACTTCCGGCAAAGGCACAGGATCCCCTTTCTCAATATCTGGCAGAGATCAATAGATATCCCCTTTTGAGCAAGGAGGAAGAAGAGAGGCTTACAAAGGAATACTATGAAACAAAGGATCCGGCCATTGCCTCGAAAATTGTTACGGCAAACCTGAGGCTTGTTGTAAAGATAGCCCTTGATTTCCAAAAATTTTGGATGCAGAACTTTTTGGATCTCATTCAAGAAGGGAATATCGGCCTCATGCAGGCAGTGAAGAAATTTAATCCCTATAAAGGGGTCAAATTTTCTTATTATGCCTCGTTTTGGATAAAGGCCTATATCTTAAAGTTTATTATGGACAATTGGAGGCTGGTAAAGATTGGGACTACTCAAGCTCAAAGAAAGCTCTTTTACAATCTGAACAAAGAGAAAGAGCGTCTTTTTGCCCTTGGCTTTGACCCAGTCCCTAAACTTATATCTCAGAGACTAAATGTCTCTGAGCAAGATGTAATCGATATGGAACAGCGCATGGGGTCTTGGGAGGTTAGCCTTGATTCTCCTATCAAGGAAGATGCTGATGAAAAGCACATAGATTTTCTTAAGACCTCTGGTCCATCACTCGAAACTGAGATTGCACGTGAAGAGATCCAGGAGCAACTTGCTGAGCACATGATGGCCTTTAGAGAGACCCTGAATGACAAGGAGCGTGTCATATTCGATCAGAGGATGTTGACTGATGAACCCAAGACCCTGCAAGAAATTGGCGAAGAATTTGGGGTTTCAAGGGAAAGAATAAGGCAGATTGAATCGAGGATTAAACAGAAGTTAAAGAAGTTCTTAAAAAAGCGTATCCCTGATATAGAAAATTATACAGAGGTTTTTGAACAAGAATGA